In Sphaeramia orbicularis chromosome 1, fSphaOr1.1, whole genome shotgun sequence, a genomic segment contains:
- the LOC115419508 gene encoding mpv17-like protein codes for MRKVLRHFRRFPWVTNVTLYGCLYCGGDFVSQCLTSRDKMDWTQTRNVAIVAFSFHGNFSFFWMRFLERRFPGNSIRMVMRKLFLDQTVAAPLATSVFYTGMSLLEGKNDIMEDWREKFLNTYKTGLMFWPFMQFLNFALVPLYVRTTFTGCCAFIWATFLCFSRKSGDGTFAAALAWMFPPKDESTEEKADSISEVHSPKDGTVGSKPQN; via the exons ATGCGAAAGGTTCTGAGACATTTTAGACGGTTTCCATGGGTGACCAATGTGACACTATATGGCTGTCTGTACTGTGGGGGGGACTTCGTTAGCCAGTGTTTGACTAGCAGGGACAAAATGGACTGGACTCAAACACGAAACGTCGCTATCGTTGCGTTTAGTTTCCATGGCAACTTCAGCTTCTTCTGGATGCGGTTCCTGGAGCGGAGATTTCCTGGGAATTCCATCAGGATGGTGATGCGGAAGCTGTTCCTGGATCAGACTGTGGCGGCCCCGCTGGCTACCAGTGTCTTCTACACAG GAATGAGTTTACTGGAGGGTAAAAATGACATCATGGAAGACTGGAGAGAAAAATTCCTGAACACATACAAG ACTGGACTCATGTTCTGGCCTTTCATGCAG TTTCTAAACTTTGCTTTGGTGCCTCTGTACGTGCGGACCACCTTCACTGGCTGCTGCGCCTTCATTTGGGCCACTTTCCTCTGCTTCTCACGCAAAAGTGGTGATGGCACGTTTGCTGCCGCTCTCGCCTGGATGTTCCCCCCCAAAGACGAATCTACAGAGGAGAAAGCAGATTCCATATCTGAGGTTCATTCTCCCAAAGATGGAACGGTTGGATCTAAACCACAGAACTGA